A window of the Citrus sinensis cultivar Valencia sweet orange chromosome 9, DVS_A1.0, whole genome shotgun sequence genome harbors these coding sequences:
- the LOC102620515 gene encoding receptor-like protein EIX2, translating into MEEEREALLEFKQSLVDEYGILSSWGREDDKRDCCYWRGVRCSNTTGHVIVLDLQVLVHSEPLKGTISPSLLKLYHLRHLDLSENDFSGSRIPEFIGSLNKLRYLSLSSAEFEGPIPSQLGNLSRLKYLDLSYINLNKSRDWLRIIDKLPSLRTLNLEHCHLPPIIPSDLLHLNFSTSSLGALYLFENSLSSSIYPWLFNISSKLVVLDLDSNLLQGSLLEPFDRMVSLRTLYLGFNELEGGIPQFFGNMCSLNTLDLSSNKLSGQLWDFIQNLSGGCMNNSLEWLNLAHNDIAGPIPDLGGFSS; encoded by the coding sequence ATGGAAGAGGAAAGAGAAGCACTACTGGAATTCAAGCAGAGCCTGGTGGATGAATACGGCATTCTGTCCTCTTGGGGAAGGGAAGATGACAAAAGAGATTGCTGTTACTGGAGAGGAGTCCGCTGTAGCAACACAACGGGCCACGTTATTGTTCTCGATCTTCAAGTATTGGTTCACTCAGAGCCTTTGAAAGGTACAATCAGCCCTTCTTTGCTTAAATTGTATCATTTAAGACATTTGGACCTTAGTGAAAATGACTTCAGCGGAAGTCGAATCCCAGAGTTCATTGGTTCCCTCAACAAATTGAGGTACCTCAGTCTTTCGTCTGCTGAGTTTGAAGGACCAATCCCTTCTCAGCTTGGAAACCTTTCAAGACTGAAATATCTTGACCTGAGTTATATTAACCTCAATAAATCCCGTGACTGGCTTCGCATAATTGACAAGCTCCCGTCCCTAAGAACTTTGAATCTAGAGCATTGTCATCTTCCACCTATCATTCCATCCGATCTTTTGCACCTTAATTTTAGTACATCATCACTTGGGGCCCTTTATCTATTTGAAAACAGTCTCTCTTCTTCAATATACCCTTGGTTGTTCAATATTAGTAGCAAGCTTGTTGTTCTTGACCTGGATTCTAACCTATTACAAGGTTCGCTTCTAGAGCCTTTTGATCGCATGGTTTCTCTTCGAACTCTCTATCTCGGATTTAATGAACTTGAAGGTGGGATTCCACAATTCTTCGGAAACATGTGTAGTTTAAATACGTTAGATTTGTCATCCAATAAACTCAGTGGACAGCTCTGGGACTTCATTCAAAATCTGTCTGGTGGATGCATGAACAATTCCCTGGAGTGGCTGAATTTAGCTCACAATGATATCGCGGGGCCAATACCTGATCTTGGAGGATTTTCATCTTGA
- the LOC107178640 gene encoding receptor-like protein EIX2 produces MYKLDALSLSGNSLTGVVTESVFSELSNLKALHLDDNSFTLKFSHDWIPPFQLIIILLGSCQMGPHFPKWLQTQNQIEVLDISDAGISDTVPDWFWDLSHTIADFNLSNNHIKGKLPNLSLRFDPFSSSIDISSNYFEGLIPPLPSNASVLNLSRNKFSESISFLCSINGHKLEFLDLSNNILSGRLPDCWMQFDRLAVLSLANNFFSGKIPKSMGFLHSIQTLSLYNNSLIGELPSFFKSCSQLILMDLGKNGLSGEIPTWIGEGLPKLVVLSLKSNKFHGNIPFQVCQLSYIQILDLSLNNISGIIPKCLNNFTGMAQKSSSNLAITSNYTFERQGIEFLESYVDNVVLTWKGSQHEYRSTLGLVKILDFSMNKLSGTIPEEIMDLVGLVALNLSRNNLTGQITPKIDQLKSLDFLDLSQNQFVGGIPSSLCQLSRLSVMNLSYNNLSGKIPLGTQLQSFNASVYAGNPELCGLPLRNKCPDEDSAASPERDDANTPEGEDQLITFGFYVSVILGFFIGFWGVCGTLLVNTSWRHGYFKFLTSVKDWVYLITAVNIAKLQRTFRD; encoded by the coding sequence ATGTACAAGCTTGATGCTCTGTCACTTTCTGGGAATTCGTTAACCGGTGTTGTCACTGAATCTGTGTTTTCAGAACTCTCCAACTTAAAGGCATTGCATTTAGATGATAACTCTTTCACATTGAAATTCAGCCATGACTGGATTCCTCCCTTTCAGCTAATCATTATACTTCTCGGCTCATGTCAGATGGGGCCTCATTTTCCAAAATGGCTTcaaactcaaaatcaaattgaggTACTTGATATCTCCGATGCTGGAATCTCAGATACTGTCCCCGATTGGTTTTGGGATCTATCCCATACAATAGCTGATTTCAATCTCTCTAACAATCATATCAAGGGTAAACTTCCAAATTTATCTTTGAGATTTGATCCTTTTAGTTCTAGCATAGATATTAGTTCAAACTACTTTGAGGGCCTAATTCCGCCTCTTCCTTCAAATGCGTCAGTCTTAAATCTCTCCAGAAATAAGTTTTCAGAGTCAATTTCCTTCTTATGCTCTATCAATGGCCATAAATTGGAATTTCTTGATCTCtcaaataacatattatcagGAAGGCTTCCAGATTGTTGGATGCAATTCGATAGGCTAGCTGTTCTTAGTTTGGCCAACAACTTCTTTTCTGGGAAAATTCCAAAGTCAATGGGCTTCCTACATTCTATCCAAACATTGAGCTTGTACAACAATAGCTTAATTGGGGAATTGCCTTCATTTTTCAAGAGCTGCTCACAACTGATACTTATGGATCTTGGGAAGAACGGATTATCCGGAGAGATACCAACATGGATCGGAGAAGGCCTTCCAAAATTGGTTGTTCTGAGTCTGAAATCCAACAAATTCCATGGAAATATACCTTTTCAGGTTTGCCAACTATCATACATTCAGATCTTGGATCTTTCGTTAAACAATATATCGGGAATCATACCaaaatgtttaaataattttactggTATGGCCCAAAAGAGCAGTTCCAATCTTGCCATTACATCCAACTATACCTTTGAACGTCAAGGCATAGAATTTCTCGAATCGTATGTCGACAATGTTGTGTTAACATGGAAAGGAAGTCAGCACGAGTACAGAAGCACTCTAGGACTTGTGAAGATCCTTGACTTTtcaatgaataaattaagtgGCACTATTCCTGAAGAAATTATGGATCTTGTGGGATTGGTTGCCTTGAACCTTTCGAGAAACAATTTAACTGGACAAATCACTCCAAAGATCGATCAGTTAAAATCATTGGATTTCCTCGATTTGTCTCAAAATCAGTTTGTCGGCGGCATTCCTTCAAGCCTTTGTCAGTTAAGTCGTCTTAGTGTCATGAACTTGTCGTACAACAACTTGTCAGGCAAAATTCCATTGGGCACTCAACTCCAGAGCTTCAATGCCTCGGTGTACGCTGGAAATCCTGAACTTTGCGGCCTCCCACTTCGAAATAAGTGTCCGGATGAAGACTCAGCTGCAAGCCCAGAGAGAGATGATGCAAACACTCCAGAAGGGGAGGATCAGTTGATAACTTTCGGGTTCTACGTGAGTGTGATTCTTGGTTTCTTTATTGGATTCTGGGGAGTCTGCGGCACTTTACTGGTGAATACTTCGTGGAGACATGGTTACTTCAAATTCCTAACCAGTGTGAAAGATTGGGTCTATCTAATAACAGCTGTGAATATTGCCAAACTGCAAAGAACGTTCAGGGATTAA
- the LOC107178641 gene encoding anthocyanidin 5,3-O-glucosyltransferase-like, which yields MKDTIVLYTSPGRGHLNSMVELGKLILTYHPCFSIDIIIPTAPFVTSAGTDDYIASVSATAPSVTFHQLPPPVSRIPDTLRSPADFPALVYELGELNNPNLHETLITISKRSNLKAFVIDFLCNPAFQVSSSTLSIPTYYYFTTAGSVLAANLYLPTLHKNTTKSFRELGSALLNFPGFPPFPARDMALPMHDREGKVYKGLVDTGIQMAKSAGIIVNTFELLQERAIKAMLEGQCIPGETLPPLYCIGPVVGRGNGENRGRDRHECLSWLDSKPSRSVLFLCFGSLGSFSSKQLKEMAIGLERSGVKFLWVVRAPAPDSVENRSSLESLLPEGFLDRTKDRGLVVESWAPQVEVLNHESVGGFVTHCGWNSVLEGVCAGVPMLAWPLYAEQKMIKAVVVEEMKVGLAVTRSEEGDGLVSSAELEQRVSELMDSEKGRAVKERAVAMKEAAAAAMRDGGSSRVALDNLVESFKRGCIAPFG from the exons atgaaagatacgATTGTCCTTTATACTTCTCCAGGAAGAGGTCACTTAAATTCCATGGTAGAATTAGGAAAATTGATACTCACGTACCACCCTTGCTTCTCCATCGACATCATAATCCCCACCGCCCCGTTCGTAACAAGCGCCGGTACCGATGATTACATCGCCTCCGTCTCCGCCACAGCTCCCTCCGTTACCTTCCACCAGCTCCCTCCTCCGGTTTCCCGCATACCCGACACTTTACGTTCACCAGCTGACTTCCCAGCCTTAGTGTACGAGCTTGGCGAGCTCAACAACCCTAATCTCCACGAAACCCTAATAACAATTTCCAAACGCTCAAACCTGAAAGCCTTTGTTATCGATTTCCTTTGCAACCCCGCGTTTCAAGTTTCCTCGAGTACTCTCAGTATCCCTACTTACTATTACTTCACCACCGCAGGAAGCGTACTCGCTGCTAACCTCTACTTACCAACTCTTCATAAAAACACCACAAAGAGCTTCAGAGAACTCGGCAGCGCGCTTTTAAATTTCCCCGGATTTCCGCCTTTTCCAGCAAGAGACATGGCGTTACCCATGCATGATCGTGAGGGTAAAGTATACAAGGGCTTAGTCGACACCGGCATCCAGATGGCAAAATCTGCGGGGATTATTGTAAACACATTTGAATTGCTCCAAGAGAGAGCTATCAAAGCGATGCTAGAAGGACAATGCATTCCAGGGGAGACGTTGCCGCCTTTATATTGCATAGGGCCCGTGGTTGGTCGAGGAAATGGAGAGAATCGAGGACGTGATCGACATGAATGCTTGAGCTGGCTTGACTCGAAACCGAGTCGAAGCGTCCTGTTTCTTTGTTTCGGAAGCTTGGGATCGTTCTCTAGTAAGCAGTTAAAAGAAATGGCCATTGGGTTGGAGAGAAGCGGTGTTAAGTTTCTTTGGGTCGTGAGAGCTCCAGCTCCCGACAGCGTCGAGAACCGAAGCTCATTGGAGTCTCTTTTGCCTGAAGGGTTCTTGGATAGAACAAAAGATAGGGGGCTCGTGGTTGAGTCGTGGGCGCCGCAAGTAGAGGTACTGAATCACGAGTCAGTTGGCGGGTTTGTGACTCACTGCGGGTGGAACTCGGTGCTTGAAGGTGTTTGTGCCGGGGTGCCAATGTTGGCTTGGCCTCTGTATGCCGAGCAAAAGATGATTAAAGCGGTCGTGGTGGAGGAAATGAAGGTGGGTTTGGCGGTGACTCGGTCAGAAGAAGGAGACGGATTGGTGAGCTCAGCCGAGTTGGAGCAGCGAGTTAGTGAGTTGATGGACTCGGAGAAAG GTAGAGCTGTTAAGGAACGTGCGGTGGCAATGAAAGAAGCAGCTGCAGCAGCGATGAGGGATGGTGGGTCATCTCGTGTTGCATTGGACAATTTGGTTGAGTCATTTAAAAGAGGATGCATAGCTCCGTTTGGATAG